The genomic segment TGACGACGACATCGCCCGCTTGAGCAATTCCGTCCGTTTCCAACCGTTCGTCCATCAACCGAATGAGTTCGTCGGTGCTGTCCGCGAAGGACAAACATTTGGGGATAACGCCCCACAGCAAACTCAACCGCCGTTGCACCTTTTCGTCGGGCGTGAAGGCGATGACAGGTGCTTTGGGACGGCGTTTGCTGACGAACAGCGCCGTTGATCCCGATTGCGTGAACACGACGATGGCTTTCGCTTTTACGTCCGCTGCTGCTAAGCATGCCGCGTCGCTGACGGCGTGGGCAATGCTCTCTTCACCTTCGCCCCGCCCTTCGTAGACGGGTTGGCTTTTGAGCAGTTGTGTTTCCGCAGCGCAAATGATGCGGTGCATCATCGTCACGGCTTCAACGGGGAACTTGCCGACCGCTGTTTCACCCGACAACATCAAGGCATCGCTGCCGTCCAAGACGGCGTTGGCGACATCAGATGCTTCCGCCCGCGTTGGGCGGGGCGAGTCCACCATGCTTTCCAACATTTGCGTCGCCGTGATGACGGGCACAAATTGGCGGTTAGCTTCGGCGATGATGCGTTTTTGCGCCAGCGGCACTTCCTCAGGCGGCAACTCCACACCCAGATCGCCTCGCGCCACCATCACGCCGTCGGCGGCGCGCAAAATTTCGTCCAACCGCTCCAACGCCTCGGGGCGCTCCAATTTGGCGATGACAGGCACATCCG from the bacterium HR17 genome contains:
- the pyk gene encoding Pyruvate kinase — protein: MMRRAKIVATVGPATMDEGKLRALLRAGVDVVRINCSHGTAEQHRQMAQTVRRVAAELNKPVALLWDLQGPRLRVAALPAPVSLADGAEVVLCSPAAAASVTDALCLPVEAPYLATAVRAGQRILVDDGRIELETLRTDGERVRCRVVRGGTVQSHKGINIPGAKLAVPILSEEDLTDLRDGLQSGTDFVALSFVRSAEDIEVLRNAIHAHGADVPVIAKLERPEALERLDEILRAADGVMVARGDLGVELPPEEVPLAQKRIIAEANRQFVPVITATQMLESMVDSPRPTRAEASDVANAVLDGSDALMLSGETAVGKFPVEAVTMMHRIICAAETQLLKSQPVYEGRGEGEESIAHAVSDAACLAAADVKAKAIVVFTQSGSTALFVSKRRPKAPVIAFTPDEKVQRRLSLLWGVIPKCLSFADSTDELIRLMDERLETDGIAQAGDVVVIVAGIPLSARGRANFLKIHIVGKSE